ATCCAGGCCCTCTGCATGGCCTTCACCTTCTCGGGCCAGCGGAGGCCCTCGAGGTCCTCCAGGAGCCTATCCGCGTAGGCGGTGATGCGGAGGTACCACTGGGTGAGCTCCCGCTTCTCCACCGGGGTGTCCTCGTGCCGCCAGCAGCGGCCCTCCACCACCTGCTCGTTGGCGAGGACGGTCTGGCACTTGGGGCACCAGTTCACCAGGCCCTTCGCCCGGTAGGCCAGGCCCTTCTCCCACATCTTGAGGAAGATCCACTGGTTGAAGCGGTAGTAGTCGGGCTCGCAGGTGGTCACCTCCCGGTCCCAGTCGTAGAGGATGCCCATGAGCTCCAGGCTCTCCTTGGCCTGGCGGATGTTCTCGTAGGTCCAGTCCCGGGGGTGGAGGCCGAACTTGAGGGCGGCGTTCTCCGCGGGAAGGCCGAAGGCGTCCCAGCCCATGGGGTGGAGGACCTCGTAGCCCTGGACCCGGCGGAAGCGGGCCAGGACGTCCCCCATGGTGTAGTTCTTCAGGTGGCCCATGTGCAGGTCCCCGGAGGGGTAGGGGAACATGACCAGGACGTACTGCTTCCCCTTTTTCCCGGGGACCTCCTGGGCCCTCATGAAGCCCCTCTCCTTCCAAAAGCGCTGCCACCTGGGCTCTATGGCGTGCGGGTTGTACTTCTCCATCCTCTTCCTCCTCAAAAAAAGCCCTTCCCCCGGGGGAAGGGACGGCCAGACCCCTCCCCCCCTAAGGGGCTAGCCTGGCCGGGCGCATGAGACCATGATACCCCTAGGCCTCTAGGCTTTGGGCCACCACTGCCCCCAGAAGGAGGGCGTAGAGGACCAGGTAAAGGCCCAAAAGGGCCAGGACGAAGCCCGCCAGGGGGCCGTAGAGGAGCTCGTAGGAGGAGCGGGGGAGGAGCTTGGGAAGTCCCAAGCGCACGGCCTCAAAGAGGAGGGCGGCCACCCCCGCCCCAACGCTCAAGGGGAGGAGGTCCCCAAAGCCCTTTAGCCCCCGGAAGAGGACGTAGGTGAGGAGGAAGAGGAGGAAGGCGGCGAGGAGGGGGAGGAGGGCCTCGAGGGAGCCCAGGACGGCCCGCCCCTCGGGGGGCAGAAAGCGGAGGAGAAAGCCCAAGGCAAGCCCCAGGAGGGCGAGGAGGATGAGGGAGAGGGCCAAGAGGGGGGGCATGAGGAGGCCCAAAAGGCGGTGGCGGAGGCCAAAGGGGCGCCCGAAGACGAGGCCCAGGGCGTAGCTCAGGGCGGCGAAGAAGTTGCTCCCCGACCAGAGGAGGAGGAGGCCGCTCCCCAGGGTGAGGGGGAAGGCGCCCCGGGTGAGGAAGGAGAGCAGATCCGCCGCCAGTTCGGGGCGGGCGGGAAAAAGGGCCAGGGTGAGCTCCGTGAGGCCCTCAAAGGCCTCGGCCCGGAGGGCAGGGTTCCCCGCGAGGAGGAGGCCGAAGAGGCCCGCTAGGAGGAGGAGAAGGGGCATCAGGGAAAGGAGGGCGTAGTAGGCGAGGGCGGCGGCGAAGAAGGGGACATGGGCCTCCCGGTAAACCCGAAGGAAATTCCTAAGCAAGGGCCTCC
The genomic region above belongs to Thermus sediminis and contains:
- a CDS encoding YhjD/YihY/BrkB family envelope integrity protein, translating into MLRNFLRVYREAHVPFFAAALAYYALLSLMPLLLLLAGLFGLLLAGNPALRAEAFEGLTELTLALFPARPELAADLLSFLTRGAFPLTLGSGLLLLWSGSNFFAALSYALGLVFGRPFGLRHRLLGLLMPPLLALSLILLALLGLALGFLLRFLPPEGRAVLGSLEALLPLLAAFLLFLLTYVLFRGLKGFGDLLPLSVGAGVAALLFEAVRLGLPKLLPRSSYELLYGPLAGFVLALLGLYLVLYALLLGAVVAQSLEA